One region of Candidatus Zixiibacteriota bacterium genomic DNA includes:
- a CDS encoding L,D-transpeptidase, translating into MAGCQEPPSASLERAKKALEHASNMGAIKYAETTYRSAEQLVQQGWMEMARQKGRLGPFRNFKPADSILNLAFETANRATEEASTYVRNSEALIQAERTTLKSELSEWKEGLNGALSRNKVEHYWNAAELAYRTSEILLNNREFDEARKMVAEGKESLKKMAEMITAYDNDDSSKIHIWRRWVAETVESSRASGRYAIIVDKSKHRTYLIKGGKLIHTYDSEFGYNPAHQKMFSGDGATPEGKYYITEEKGYGRSKYYKALLINYPNASDKVRFEENKRKGYISKRARIGGLIEIHGEGGKGRDWTEGCVALTNKDMDHLMKYVGVGTPVTIVRRSDRWP; encoded by the coding sequence TTGGCAGGCTGCCAGGAGCCGCCGTCCGCCTCACTGGAGCGCGCCAAAAAAGCGCTCGAGCATGCCTCTAATATGGGCGCTATAAAATATGCCGAGACCACCTATCGCAGCGCCGAGCAGCTGGTACAGCAGGGCTGGATGGAGATGGCCCGCCAGAAGGGACGTCTGGGTCCTTTCCGCAATTTCAAACCGGCCGATTCCATTTTGAATCTTGCCTTTGAAACAGCCAATCGCGCCACCGAGGAAGCCAGTACTTATGTTCGCAACAGCGAAGCCCTGATTCAGGCGGAGCGGACGACTCTCAAATCGGAACTCTCCGAGTGGAAGGAAGGGCTAAATGGCGCCCTCAGTCGCAACAAGGTGGAGCACTACTGGAACGCCGCCGAACTGGCGTACCGCACCAGCGAAATCCTTCTCAACAACCGCGAATTTGACGAAGCCCGTAAGATGGTCGCCGAGGGAAAAGAATCCTTGAAGAAGATGGCGGAGATGATCACCGCTTACGACAATGATGATTCCTCCAAGATTCATATCTGGCGCCGCTGGGTGGCGGAAACGGTGGAATCATCACGCGCTTCCGGGCGCTACGCCATAATTGTTGATAAGTCCAAACACCGGACATACCTTATCAAAGGCGGAAAACTGATTCATACCTACGACTCCGAGTTCGGCTATAATCCGGCGCATCAGAAGATGTTTTCCGGCGACGGCGCCACCCCTGAAGGAAAATATTATATAACGGAAGAAAAGGGGTATGGTCGTAGTAAATATTATAAGGCGTTGCTTATAAATTATCCCAACGCCTCGGATAAGGTCCGCTTTGAGGAAAATAAACGGAAAGGTTATATTTCGAAGCGCGCCCGTATCGGCGGACTGATCGAGATACATGGCGAAGGGGGCAAGGGGCGCGACTGGACGGAAGGATGCGTGGCGCTTACCAATAAAGATATGGACCACCTTATGAAATATGTCGGAGTCGGCACGCCGGTGACGATTGTCCGACGTTCCGACCGCTGGCCATGA
- a CDS encoding L,D-transpeptidase — protein sequence MKKVAIYISLSIFGLLLIVGAYLMVATNRSEEKLKNGLADSLHVRSLPEDEKKAKKEIQEAKKSLARLKPAKPYIVIDTHANKVYLRNEDSILLAATASTGSGGEFIDSTTGRKWIFDTPLGVFKVSSKIPHPWWRKPDWAFLEEGEEIPKDQSERLDPNMMGDYALGFGDGYFIHGTIYERLLGINVTHGCVRVGSEDLEKLYNRTPIGTPIYIF from the coding sequence ATGAAAAAAGTCGCTATTTACATATCGCTGTCCATTTTTGGATTGCTGCTGATTGTGGGCGCTTATCTAATGGTCGCCACCAACCGTTCGGAAGAAAAGCTTAAGAACGGTTTGGCGGATTCTCTTCATGTGCGAAGTCTTCCCGAGGATGAAAAGAAGGCAAAGAAAGAGATACAGGAAGCCAAAAAGTCGCTTGCCCGGCTAAAACCGGCAAAACCTTACATTGTCATCGATACCCACGCCAACAAAGTTTATCTTCGCAATGAAGATTCCATTCTGCTCGCGGCAACCGCCTCGACCGGCTCAGGGGGCGAATTTATTGACAGCACCACCGGTCGCAAATGGATTTTTGATACTCCCCTTGGGGTTTTCAAAGTCTCCAGCAAGATTCCCCACCCCTGGTGGCGCAAGCCGGACTGGGCATTTCTGGAGGAAGGGGAAGAGATTCCCAAAGACCAGAGCGAGAGACTCGACCCGAATATGATGGGCGATTACGCTCTTGGCTTTGGCGACGGCTACTTTATTCATGGAACAATTTATGAGCGGCTTCTCGGCATCAATGTCACCCACGGATGTGTCCGGGTTGGCTCCGAGGACCTGGAGAAATTGTATAACCGGACTCCTATCGGCACCCCGATTTATATTTTTTAG
- a CDS encoding (Fe-S)-binding protein yields MSSKKVKVTDMSNNQGQLTELNQADFLPLPPPYDKLELEPKMKPLTPDQRQRYECDLDGIAAVMIPRPKTEEEKKVLVDKFLSGLTKLFNKEDNWTFIQALLLTMEYCAKCQTCSTACPIFEESGGKEIYRPSYRADVMRRLYKKYIKPGGKFFTKLTGDDIEVNWEMIARLAELTYRCTLCRRCAQTCPIGADNGLVTHELRKIFSQEMGISVKQLHEVGSVQHIQKGSSTGMTPLAFKDNVEFMEDEVKERTGMEFKWPIDKAGADVLLLHNAGEFLAWPENPEAFAIILEAAGISYTLSSDLLGYDGVNYGLWYDDVQLARVALKHIETAKKLGVKKIVLGECGHSHKALTVIADRILTGDYNIPRESSLTLLADIVKSGRLKLDKSRNEDIYVTLHDPCNVVRLMGIVEPQREILRAISPKFREMTPHGVENYCCGGGSGFAIMPNTNFPDWRHSVAGRKKLRQVLDVFQDVIGPEHKKYVCAPCSNCKGQIRELFSAYGVFERCNILYGGLVELIVNAMTDIEKPFLEWDWH; encoded by the coding sequence ATGAGCTCCAAGAAGGTAAAAGTGACCGATATGTCGAACAACCAGGGGCAATTGACCGAGCTCAATCAGGCCGACTTTCTTCCCCTGCCCCCGCCCTATGACAAACTGGAATTGGAGCCGAAGATGAAACCGCTCACGCCGGACCAGAGGCAGCGGTATGAATGCGACCTGGATGGTATCGCGGCGGTGATGATTCCGCGGCCTAAGACAGAAGAAGAAAAGAAGGTCCTGGTTGATAAATTTCTGTCGGGACTGACCAAGCTCTTTAACAAGGAAGACAACTGGACTTTCATCCAGGCGCTTCTTCTGACAATGGAGTACTGCGCCAAATGCCAGACCTGCTCGACCGCCTGCCCCATATTTGAGGAATCAGGGGGAAAAGAGATATATCGCCCGTCGTATCGCGCCGATGTCATGCGTCGCCTTTACAAAAAATATATCAAGCCGGGAGGGAAATTTTTCACGAAACTGACCGGCGATGATATCGAAGTGAACTGGGAGATGATTGCCCGTCTGGCGGAGTTAACCTATCGCTGCACCCTTTGCCGTCGCTGCGCGCAGACCTGCCCGATTGGCGCCGACAATGGTCTGGTGACCCATGAGTTGCGCAAGATATTCAGTCAGGAGATGGGGATTTCGGTCAAGCAACTGCATGAGGTCGGCTCGGTGCAGCATATTCAGAAAGGCTCCTCGACCGGAATGACGCCGCTGGCTTTCAAAGACAATGTCGAGTTTATGGAAGATGAGGTCAAAGAGCGGACCGGGATGGAATTCAAATGGCCTATCGACAAGGCAGGGGCTGATGTTCTGCTATTGCATAACGCCGGCGAATTTCTGGCATGGCCCGAAAATCCGGAAGCCTTTGCCATCATTCTGGAAGCGGCCGGAATCAGTTATACTCTCTCCAGCGACCTTTTGGGATATGACGGTGTCAACTATGGTCTCTGGTATGATGATGTGCAACTGGCGCGGGTGGCGCTGAAACATATTGAGACAGCGAAAAAATTGGGAGTCAAGAAAATCGTTCTGGGGGAATGCGGGCATTCCCACAAAGCGCTGACCGTGATTGCCGACCGCATCCTTACGGGGGATTATAACATACCTCGTGAAAGCTCCTTAACGCTTCTGGCCGATATAGTCAAGAGCGGTCGCCTGAAACTGGACAAATCGCGGAATGAAGATATCTACGTAACATTGCATGACCCCTGCAATGTGGTCCGGTTAATGGGCATTGTGGAACCGCAGCGAGAAATTCTTCGGGCGATTTCCCCCAAATTCCGGGAGATGACTCCCCACGGAGTGGAGAATTATTGCTGCGGCGGCGGCAGCGGTTTTGCCATAATGCCCAACACCAATTTCCCGGATTGGCGGCACAGCGTTGCCGGGCGAAAAAAGCTGCGTCAGGTGCTGGACGTTTTCCAGGATGTGATTGGTCCGGAGCACAAGAAATATGTCTGCGCTCCCTGCAGCAACTGCAAAGGACAGATACGGGAGCTATTCAGCGCGTACGGTGTTTTTGAGCGCTGCAATATTCTCTATGGCGGATTGGTTGAACTGATTGTCAATGCCATGACCGATATCGAAAAACCTTTCCTGGAGTGGGACTGGCATTAA
- a CDS encoding respiratory nitrate reductase subunit gamma, giving the protein MGALQYFIYLSVAVLLLGLLFKAMKIARMPIHLRWDLYPIPHEKGKGHYGGSYFEELDWWTKPLKVSLVSEVKEMSKEILLIQSLFHHNRFLWFSSFPFHFGLYLLVGYLFFLLLGAILNLSGIVIGATSESAIGVTTHYLTVITGAGGAILGAIGAVGLILSRIFKGELRRFSVKADFFNLALLLALFVALLISLVTVDKDGALHRSLAGNLITFKPMGEMPSPIPLELFLAGFFFLYLPFTHMTHFVGKYFTYHKVRWEDHPNLRGSKIEKAVTEYLGYKLSWSAAHIKPGSTWAEAATDTSPVTGEEKKK; this is encoded by the coding sequence ATGGGCGCTTTGCAATATTTTATTTACCTCTCGGTGGCTGTCCTGCTGCTGGGGCTTCTGTTCAAAGCGATGAAGATCGCACGGATGCCGATTCATCTGCGCTGGGACCTTTATCCGATACCGCATGAAAAAGGCAAGGGGCATTATGGCGGCTCTTACTTTGAAGAGCTCGACTGGTGGACCAAACCGCTGAAAGTCTCGCTGGTATCGGAAGTGAAGGAGATGTCAAAGGAGATTCTGCTGATACAGTCGTTGTTTCATCACAATCGGTTTCTCTGGTTCTCATCTTTTCCATTTCATTTTGGGCTGTATCTGCTGGTGGGATATCTCTTTTTTCTCTTGCTGGGCGCGATTCTGAATCTCTCCGGTATCGTTATTGGAGCAACCTCAGAGAGCGCCATCGGCGTCACTACCCATTATCTGACAGTAATAACCGGCGCAGGCGGGGCGATCCTTGGCGCCATTGGGGCGGTGGGACTTATTTTGAGCAGAATTTTCAAAGGAGAACTGAGAAGATTTTCGGTGAAGGCGGATTTCTTCAATCTTGCCCTCCTGCTTGCCCTGTTTGTCGCTCTGCTGATATCACTGGTGACAGTGGATAAAGATGGCGCTTTGCATCGGTCGCTGGCAGGGAATCTGATTACATTTAAACCGATGGGGGAGATGCCGTCACCGATACCACTGGAACTTTTCCTTGCCGGCTTCTTCTTTCTTTATCTGCCCTTCACTCATATGACTCATTTTGTAGGTAAATATTTCACTTATCATAAAGTTCGCTGGGAGGACCATCCCAACTTGAGAGGGAGCAAAATAGAAAAGGCGGTTACCGAGTACCTCGGATATAAACTGTCCTGGTCGGCGGCGCATATCAAGCCAGGCTCGACCTGGGCTGAAGCCGCCACCGATACCAGTCCTGTCACCGGCGAGGAGAAAAAGAAATGA